One Paraburkholderia sp. IMGN_8 DNA window includes the following coding sequences:
- a CDS encoding TIGR00730 family Rossman fold protein: protein MNSVCVFCGSSDGAKPLYAEAARAFGHALVEADLALVYGGGKVGLMGVIADTVMAEGGRAIGVIPELLVNKEVGHNGLTELHVVPDMHQRKKMMADLSDAFVAMPGGAGTLEELFEVYTWAQLGYHQKAVALLNIDGFYDPLINLLQHTVDEGFMRQTYFDILQIDADPVALIGKLQRYQPPAADKWAVKREEV, encoded by the coding sequence ATGAATTCGGTGTGTGTATTTTGCGGCTCCTCCGACGGAGCCAAACCTTTGTATGCCGAAGCCGCGCGCGCGTTCGGCCATGCGCTGGTCGAAGCGGACCTCGCGCTGGTGTACGGCGGCGGCAAGGTAGGTCTGATGGGCGTGATCGCCGATACGGTGATGGCCGAAGGCGGCCGTGCGATCGGCGTGATTCCAGAACTGCTGGTTAACAAGGAAGTCGGCCACAACGGCCTGACCGAATTGCATGTCGTGCCCGACATGCATCAGCGCAAGAAGATGATGGCCGACCTGTCCGACGCGTTCGTCGCGATGCCAGGCGGCGCGGGCACGCTCGAAGAGCTGTTCGAGGTCTACACGTGGGCCCAACTCGGCTATCACCAGAAGGCGGTGGCACTGCTGAATATCGACGGCTTCTACGATCCGTTGATCAATCTGCTCCAGCACACGGTGGACGAAGGCTTCATGCGGCAAACCTACTTCGACATCCTGCAGATCGATGCCGATCCTGTCGCACTGATCGGCAAGCTGCAGCGCTATCAGCCGCCCGCCGCCGACAAATGGGCCGTCAAACGCGAAGAGGTTTGA
- a CDS encoding UDP-2,3-diacylglucosamine diphosphatase, whose translation MDPKTSATSMFRQTGPSVDPVAFHPEPNHSHGRPLPAPSLPHDAHAGHHDEEHTESHRYRTIWLSDIHLGSSGCQAPYLLDFLRHNESEYLYLVGDIIDGWQLKKGWYWPQAHNDVVQKILRKARKGTQVVYVPGNHDEAARQFCDLAFGDIHVRGEAFHTTLAGKRLWIVHGDLFDGVIQHAKWLAYLGDTLYTMILILNRWFNRIRSRLGFPYWSLSQYLKHQVKNAVNFISSFERVMTDEARRRGCDGVVCGHIHKAEIREIDGVLYCNDGDWVESLSALVETYEGELKVIYWTVMRAPEVGVQKARATA comes from the coding sequence ATGGACCCCAAAACGTCCGCGACTTCCATGTTCCGCCAGACCGGCCCGAGCGTCGACCCCGTCGCGTTCCACCCGGAACCCAACCATAGCCACGGACGGCCGTTGCCTGCGCCGTCGTTGCCACACGACGCGCACGCCGGCCATCACGACGAAGAACACACCGAATCGCACCGCTACCGCACCATCTGGCTGTCCGACATCCACCTGGGATCGAGCGGCTGCCAAGCGCCCTATCTGCTCGACTTCCTGCGGCACAACGAGTCGGAATATCTGTATCTCGTGGGCGACATCATCGACGGCTGGCAGCTGAAGAAAGGCTGGTACTGGCCGCAGGCGCACAACGACGTGGTGCAGAAGATTCTGCGCAAAGCGCGCAAAGGCACCCAGGTCGTCTACGTGCCCGGTAATCACGACGAAGCCGCGCGTCAGTTCTGCGACCTCGCGTTCGGCGATATCCACGTGCGCGGCGAAGCGTTCCACACGACGCTCGCCGGCAAGCGCTTGTGGATCGTCCACGGCGATCTGTTCGATGGCGTGATCCAGCACGCCAAGTGGCTCGCCTATCTCGGCGACACGCTCTACACAATGATCCTGATCCTGAACCGCTGGTTCAACCGGATCCGCAGCCGGCTCGGCTTTCCGTATTGGTCGCTGTCGCAATACCTGAAGCATCAGGTGAAGAACGCGGTGAATTTCATTTCGTCGTTCGAGCGCGTGATGACCGACGAAGCGCGCCGCCGCGGCTGCGACGGCGTGGTCTGCGGCCACATCCACAAAGCCGAGATCCGCGAAATCGACGGCGTGCTGTATTGCAACGACGGCGACTGGGTCGAAAGCCTGTCGGCACTCGTCGAGACGTATGAAGGCGAACTCAAGGTGATCTACTGGACCGTGATGCGCGCCCCGGAAGTCGGTGTGCAAAAGGCCCGGGCGACCGCGTAG
- a CDS encoding diacylglycerol kinase, protein MRTRTFTMARTANGALRAVKTSAGIDTDADAASIEPFDDVREHSEPNDVNQVHHANGVNHTSPASETHHEPLSPDDPLTPLPFNPYKGNRGLTRAWHAMKNSLAGFRVAIREESAFRQELTLAAILLPCGVLVPVDPVSRVLLLGSVLLVLIVELLNSSLEAAIDRISLERHELSRRAKDLGSAAVMVALGMCVMTWVLIVGPLVVHWVKAWL, encoded by the coding sequence ATGCGAACCAGAACCTTTACCATGGCGCGCACCGCGAACGGCGCGTTGCGCGCCGTGAAGACCAGCGCCGGGATCGACACGGATGCCGACGCGGCCAGCATCGAACCGTTCGACGATGTGCGCGAACACAGCGAACCGAACGATGTGAATCAGGTGCATCACGCGAACGGCGTGAACCACACGAGCCCCGCTAGCGAAACCCACCACGAGCCGCTCAGCCCCGACGATCCACTCACGCCCCTACCTTTCAATCCGTACAAGGGCAATCGCGGCCTGACCCGCGCGTGGCACGCGATGAAAAATTCACTGGCCGGCTTCCGCGTCGCGATCCGCGAGGAAAGCGCGTTCCGCCAGGAATTGACGCTCGCCGCGATCCTGCTTCCGTGCGGTGTGCTGGTGCCGGTCGATCCCGTGTCGCGCGTGTTGTTGCTCGGCTCGGTGCTGCTGGTGCTGATCGTCGAGCTGCTGAATTCGAGCCTCGAAGCGGCCATCGACCGGATTTCGCTCGAACGCCACGAACTGTCGCGGCGTGCCAAGGATCTCGGCAGCGCGGCGGTGATGGTCGCGCTCGGCATGTGTGTGATGACGTGGGTGTTGATCGTCGGGCCGCTAGTGGTGCATTGGGTCAAGGCATGGCTATGA
- a CDS encoding SDR family oxidoreductase yields the protein MTKAVLITGGSRGIGRATARLLGARGWSVGVNYAHNLAAAQETAAEVERAGGRALPIAGDVANETDVIAMFDAVERTFGRLDALVNNAGIVAPSMQLADMELARLKRLFDVNVLGAYLCAREAARRMSKDRGGAGGVIVNISSAAARLGSPNEYVDYAGSKGAVDTMTIGLAKELGPQGVRVNAVRPGLIDTEIHASGGKPDRAAQLGAQTPLGRPGSADEVAETIVWLLSDAASYVTGALLDVTGGR from the coding sequence ATGACGAAAGCCGTTCTGATCACCGGTGGCAGCCGCGGCATTGGCCGCGCAACCGCCCGTTTGCTGGGTGCGCGCGGCTGGTCGGTTGGCGTGAACTACGCGCATAACCTCGCGGCCGCGCAGGAAACCGCCGCCGAAGTGGAACGCGCGGGCGGCCGCGCGCTGCCGATCGCCGGCGACGTCGCCAACGAAACCGATGTGATCGCGATGTTCGATGCCGTCGAACGGACCTTCGGCCGGCTCGATGCGCTCGTCAACAATGCCGGCATCGTCGCGCCGTCGATGCAGCTCGCCGATATGGAGCTGGCGCGCCTGAAGCGCCTGTTCGACGTCAACGTGCTCGGTGCGTATCTGTGTGCGCGCGAAGCCGCACGCCGGATGTCGAAAGATCGCGGCGGCGCGGGTGGCGTGATCGTGAATATCTCGTCGGCGGCAGCGCGGTTAGGCTCGCCGAACGAATACGTCGATTACGCCGGCTCGAAAGGCGCCGTCGACACCATGACAATCGGCCTCGCCAAGGAACTCGGCCCGCAGGGCGTGCGCGTGAATGCCGTGCGCCCCGGCCTGATCGACACCGAAATCCACGCGAGCGGCGGCAAGCCGGACCGCGCCGCCCAGCTCGGTGCGCAAACGCCCCTTGGCCGTCCCGGCAGCGCCGACGAAGTTGCCGAGACGATCGTCTGGTTGCTGAGCGATGCCGCCTCGTACGTGACCGGCGCGCTGCTCGACGTGACCGGCGGTCGCTGA
- a CDS encoding DUF924 family protein, with amino-acid sequence MNPYTTAADYAALNPQARAALDCWFGAPNAPTFGQPRKRWFSRDKAFDAMLLERFGNLIDAAREEDTLDNWKETPLGALALIIILDQFSRNCHRNTPRAFAADQKALHIAQQMIATGADSLLPTAHHRAFAYLPFEHDETPASQHESLRLFKQLEAEPGGESYYSFALRHAKVIERFGRFPHRNAILARPSTAEETAFLQEPGSSF; translated from the coding sequence ATGAACCCCTACACAACAGCGGCAGACTACGCCGCCTTAAACCCCCAGGCCCGCGCAGCACTAGATTGTTGGTTCGGCGCCCCGAACGCCCCCACCTTCGGCCAACCGCGCAAGCGGTGGTTTTCCCGCGATAAAGCTTTCGACGCGATGCTACTGGAACGCTTCGGCAACCTAATAGACGCGGCACGCGAAGAAGACACCCTCGACAACTGGAAAGAAACCCCGCTCGGCGCGTTGGCGCTAATCATCATCCTCGATCAGTTCTCCCGCAACTGCCACCGCAACACGCCACGCGCTTTCGCCGCCGATCAAAAAGCGCTGCACATCGCGCAACAGATGATTGCAACCGGTGCCGACAGCTTATTGCCTACAGCACATCACCGCGCATTCGCATATCTGCCTTTCGAGCACGACGAAACCCCCGCCAGCCAGCACGAATCACTGCGCCTATTCAAGCAGCTCGAGGCTGAACCAGGCGGCGAGTCCTACTACTCGTTCGCGCTCAGACACGCGAAAGTCATCGAGCGCTTCGGACGCTTTCCACATCGCAATGCGATACTCGCACGACCCTCGACGGCTGAAGAAACCGCCTTCCTGCAAGAGCCCGGCTCGTCGTTCTAA
- a CDS encoding glycosyl transferase — MHENPSARWRTGHATAAPAGPADSAPEQARPDSADIAEGNAGSSGRRAAATATTAEAPAGPAAPAGTASPTDRTSRGAQRLRALTAARPLMWLVALAILCAWLLPGTLGHEPWKQDETYTFGIIQHMLDTGDLVVPTNAGQPFVEKPPIYDWVAAGLAWMFGRYLPLHDAARLASALFAALTVYYTARVARRAVAEPSWFDVRVIGTLALFASTLVVIKHVHDMMTDVALMAGAALGFCGLFELVLVHLRDEARLLPVDARHRRHAILSAATMFGAGVGVSLLAKGLFVPLVFGATTVAALALYPACRNRSFAGALGIAALVCAPFALIWPIFFYLRSEALFKLWLWDNNIGRFFGFSVAALGSESESHLFVLRTVLSVGFPVVPLALAALAGGGWRRWRDPRVALPAIFAGTGFAVLQSSATIRELYILPFIAPLALLAMQGIEKLPQRLHASWDMVSRVLFGSVAALAWIVWSIMSRPVETHGLLHRLGRWLPLDWVMPVKPGLIAAGLLLTFGWLWLLPVFKHTGKWRGALSWCAGAIVAWGLVSTLLLPWLDYGKSYRSVFENLRAQMNIAWKNGDCMASKGLGESEAPMLYYYTGIEHRPITNTDATTCTWLIEQSRRDDAHTPPGDWRLFWSGARPGDNDELLRVFVRTPMPVARGD; from the coding sequence ATGCACGAAAACCCATCCGCGCGTTGGCGCACGGGGCACGCCACAGCCGCGCCGGCCGGCCCTGCCGACAGTGCGCCGGAGCAGGCGCGCCCCGACTCGGCGGACATCGCTGAAGGCAACGCCGGCTCGTCGGGCCGGCGGGCTGCCGCAACTGCAACCACAGCCGAAGCGCCCGCAGGACCCGCAGCCCCAGCGGGCACGGCGAGCCCCACCGACCGCACCTCGCGTGGCGCCCAGCGCTTGCGCGCGCTCACTGCTGCCCGCCCGCTGATGTGGCTCGTCGCGCTGGCGATCCTGTGCGCGTGGCTCTTGCCCGGCACCTTGGGACACGAGCCGTGGAAACAGGACGAGACCTACACGTTCGGCATCATCCAGCACATGCTCGACACCGGCGACCTCGTCGTACCGACCAACGCCGGGCAGCCTTTCGTCGAAAAGCCGCCGATTTACGACTGGGTCGCCGCGGGACTCGCCTGGATGTTCGGCCGCTATCTCCCATTGCATGATGCGGCGCGCCTCGCGAGCGCGCTGTTCGCCGCACTGACCGTCTACTACACCGCACGCGTCGCCCGCCGCGCGGTAGCCGAGCCGAGCTGGTTCGACGTGCGCGTGATCGGCACGCTCGCGTTGTTCGCGAGCACACTCGTGGTCATCAAACACGTGCACGACATGATGACCGACGTCGCACTGATGGCCGGCGCCGCGCTCGGCTTCTGCGGCCTGTTCGAACTGGTGCTGGTGCATCTGCGCGACGAAGCCCGCCTGTTGCCAGTCGACGCACGCCACCGACGCCACGCCATCCTGAGCGCGGCCACGATGTTCGGTGCTGGCGTCGGCGTGTCGCTGCTCGCCAAGGGTCTGTTCGTGCCGCTGGTGTTCGGCGCGACCACCGTTGCGGCGCTGGCGCTCTATCCTGCTTGCCGCAACCGCAGCTTTGCAGGCGCGCTCGGCATAGCCGCACTCGTCTGCGCGCCGTTTGCGCTGATCTGGCCGATCTTCTTCTATCTGCGCTCCGAAGCGCTCTTCAAGCTTTGGCTGTGGGACAACAACATCGGCCGCTTCTTCGGCTTTTCGGTGGCTGCACTCGGCTCTGAAAGCGAGAGCCATCTGTTCGTGCTACGTACGGTGTTGAGCGTCGGCTTTCCGGTCGTGCCGCTTGCATTGGCCGCGCTCGCGGGCGGCGGGTGGCGCCGCTGGCGCGATCCGCGCGTCGCGCTGCCGGCGATCTTCGCGGGCACCGGCTTTGCGGTGCTGCAAAGCTCGGCCACGATTCGCGAACTGTACATCCTGCCGTTTATCGCGCCGCTTGCACTGCTGGCGATGCAGGGTATAGAGAAGCTTCCGCAGCGTCTGCACGCAAGCTGGGACATGGTAAGCCGCGTGCTGTTCGGCAGTGTGGCCGCGCTTGCGTGGATCGTCTGGTCGATCATGAGCCGCCCTGTCGAGACTCACGGATTGTTGCATCGGCTTGGCCGCTGGTTGCCGCTCGACTGGGTGATGCCGGTCAAACCCGGACTGATCGCGGCCGGCCTGCTACTGACGTTCGGTTGGCTGTGGCTGCTGCCGGTATTCAAGCACACCGGCAAATGGCGCGGCGCGTTGAGCTGGTGCGCGGGCGCGATCGTCGCATGGGGACTTGTGAGCACGCTGCTGCTGCCGTGGCTCGACTATGGGAAGAGTTACCGCTCGGTGTTCGAAAACCTCCGCGCCCAAATGAATATCGCATGGAAGAACGGCGATTGCATGGCCAGCAAGGGCCTTGGCGAATCGGAAGCGCCGATGCTGTACTACTACACCGGTATCGAGCATCGGCCGATCACGAATACCGACGCGACCACATGCACCTGGCTGATCGAGCAGAGCCGCCGCGACGATGCCCACACGCCGCCGGGCGATTGGCGCCTGTTCTGGTCAGGCGCGCGTCCGGGCGACAACGACGAACTATTGCGCGTGTTCGTGCGGACACCTATGCCGGTCGCACGCGGCGACTAA
- a CDS encoding RDD family protein yields MPQPLTTFALPADASGTVPTVRRRLAALLYEAVILFGVVFIAGYLFSTLTQQRNGLTHHNILAAWIGLVVGLYFVWFWTHGGQTLPMKTWRLRVVAADGAPLSTGRAIVRYVLAWLWLLPPLALHPLLGLAVPQTLVIAAIWFVLWAATGRVDPQRQFLHDRLAGTRVIGVTR; encoded by the coding sequence GTGCCCCAGCCGCTCACGACCTTCGCGCTACCCGCCGACGCCTCCGGCACCGTCCCCACCGTGCGCCGGCGCCTCGCCGCGCTGCTTTACGAAGCCGTGATCCTGTTCGGCGTCGTGTTTATCGCCGGTTATCTGTTCAGCACGTTGACGCAGCAGCGCAACGGCCTGACCCATCACAACATTCTCGCGGCATGGATCGGCCTGGTGGTCGGGCTGTACTTCGTCTGGTTCTGGACCCACGGCGGGCAGACCCTGCCGATGAAAACCTGGCGCCTGCGCGTCGTCGCCGCTGACGGTGCGCCGCTCTCCACCGGCCGCGCGATCGTCCGCTATGTGCTGGCCTGGCTGTGGCTTTTGCCGCCGCTCGCGTTGCATCCGCTACTGGGTCTCGCCGTGCCGCAGACGCTCGTCATCGCCGCTATCTGGTTCGTGCTGTGGGCCGCTACCGGCCGCGTCGACCCGCAGCGCCAATTCCTGCACGACCGGCTCGCCGGTACACGCGTGATCGGCGTCACGCGCTGA
- a CDS encoding TetR/AcrR family transcriptional regulator, with protein sequence MEAKPPRRTRERILELSLKLFNEIGEPNVTTTTIAEEMEISPGNLYYHFRNKDDIINSIFSQFEQEIEKRLRFPDDHRATIDEMWSYLQYMVDFTWRYRFLYRDLNDLLARNRTLETHFKQIISHKVRFANQFCEQLVADGEMVATPEELHVIATNVGVIGTYWLSYQFVMNPRKYNEQETIRAELHQVSVQIVSLMAPYLRGRSRQLFDDLISGKLPKREFYDYLPPKEGAAPRNEPKDV encoded by the coding sequence ATGGAAGCCAAACCTCCCCGCCGCACCCGCGAACGGATCCTCGAACTGTCGTTGAAATTGTTCAACGAGATCGGCGAGCCGAACGTCACGACGACGACGATCGCCGAGGAAATGGAAATCAGTCCAGGCAACCTGTACTACCACTTCCGCAACAAAGACGACATCATCAACAGCATCTTCAGCCAGTTCGAGCAGGAGATCGAAAAGCGTCTGCGTTTTCCCGACGATCACCGAGCGACGATCGACGAGATGTGGTCGTACCTGCAGTACATGGTCGATTTCACCTGGCGCTATCGTTTTCTGTATCGTGACCTGAACGATCTGCTGGCGCGCAATCGCACGCTGGAGACGCACTTCAAACAGATCATCAGCCACAAGGTGCGCTTTGCGAATCAGTTCTGCGAGCAACTCGTCGCCGACGGCGAAATGGTTGCAACGCCCGAAGAACTGCACGTGATCGCGACCAACGTCGGCGTGATCGGCACGTACTGGCTGTCGTATCAATTCGTGATGAACCCGCGCAAGTACAACGAGCAGGAAACGATTCGTGCGGAACTGCATCAGGTGAGCGTGCAGATCGTTTCGCTGATGGCGCCTTATCTGCGCGGCCGCTCCCGGCAGTTGTTCGACGATCTCATCTCGGGCAAGCTGCCCAAGCGCGAGTTCTACGACTACCTGCCGCCCAAGGAAGGCGCCGCGCCCCGTAACGAACCGAAGGACGTTTGA
- a CDS encoding glycosyltransferase family 1 protein: MKIMIVTDAWEPQVNGVVRTLKNTTRELTALGHHVDLLTPLEFKTIPCPTYPEIRLSLLPRRKLRERIDAFAPDALHIATEGPLGMAARSYAIQHKLPFTTAYHTRFPEYVQARFGIPLAATYKFLHWFHKPSLAVMAPTPVVKADLEKFGFTNVVLWTRGVDLDIFHQMDSKVLNTARPIFLYVGRVAVEKNVEAFLKLDLPGSKWVAGEGPALAELKSRYPQANYLGVLTQAELAKVYAAADVFVFPSRTDTFGLVLLEALACGTPVAAYPVTGPIDVLGDGGAGAMHEDLREACLGALKIERSHARAWAERFSWAAASEQFAAHLKPLPRASYSEESAAA, from the coding sequence ATGAAGATCATGATCGTCACCGATGCATGGGAACCGCAGGTCAACGGCGTCGTGCGCACGCTGAAAAACACCACGCGCGAGCTGACCGCGCTCGGCCACCATGTCGATCTGCTGACGCCGCTCGAATTCAAGACGATTCCGTGCCCGACCTATCCTGAGATTCGCCTGTCGCTGCTGCCGCGCCGCAAGCTGCGCGAGCGTATCGACGCGTTCGCGCCCGACGCGCTGCACATCGCCACCGAAGGCCCGCTCGGCATGGCCGCGCGCTCCTATGCGATCCAGCACAAGCTGCCGTTCACGACCGCCTATCACACGCGCTTTCCCGAATACGTGCAGGCGCGCTTCGGCATTCCGCTCGCCGCGACTTACAAGTTTCTGCACTGGTTCCACAAGCCGTCGCTGGCGGTGATGGCGCCCACACCGGTGGTCAAGGCTGACCTCGAAAAATTCGGCTTCACCAATGTCGTGCTGTGGACGCGCGGCGTCGATCTCGACATCTTTCACCAGATGGACTCGAAGGTGCTCAACACCGCGCGGCCGATCTTCCTGTACGTGGGACGTGTGGCGGTCGAGAAAAACGTCGAGGCGTTTCTCAAGCTCGATCTGCCCGGCTCGAAATGGGTCGCGGGCGAAGGCCCGGCACTCGCCGAACTGAAGTCGCGCTATCCGCAGGCGAACTACCTCGGCGTGTTGACGCAAGCCGAGCTGGCCAAGGTCTACGCGGCCGCCGACGTGTTCGTGTTCCCGAGCCGCACCGATACCTTCGGTCTAGTGCTTCTCGAAGCGCTGGCCTGCGGCACGCCAGTCGCGGCATATCCGGTGACCGGTCCGATCGACGTGCTGGGCGACGGCGGCGCAGGCGCCATGCATGAAGACTTGCGCGAAGCCTGCCTCGGAGCGTTGAAGATCGAGCGCAGCCATGCGCGGGCGTGGGCCGAGCGCTTCTCGTGGGCGGCGGCGTCCGAGCAGTTCGCAGCGCATCTGAAGCCGCTGCCGCGTGCCTCGTACAGCGAGGAAAGCGCCGCCGCATGA